From a single Ovis aries strain OAR_USU_Benz2616 breed Rambouillet chromosome Y, ARS-UI_Ramb_v3.0, whole genome shotgun sequence genomic region:
- the LOC105605313 gene encoding granulocyte-macrophage colony-stimulating factor receptor subunit alpha-like isoform X1, giving the protein MVVLLDFVSLLVLLNSARSTVLGEMESPIVNLTLDPRKRILSWNSRRTVTQQTCTIATPLDPDTSQEPRVRNNDTYFCWFPNAVLHRGATLTVNATSEGQEFSEELAFNNSGKEGSGAQNLSCVIYNIRLMNCSWTRGPAAPADVRYQLYMWTSLHGNVSECSHYILDSAGTRVGCHFNELGEGHTTDDYFFLVNGTSSGTDIPFLDFPSVNGPRLEKYNPPANLTVQDNVSHYVIRWDAPAMRYSLSNSVLCYALDIQKTGSFSKREPVLLSRQHKNEYRLPSSDARGEHTVRMRVRHVLFQIWSEWSSTHRFGVPEKNFLVASIGLAVGAAVLFGMALMFLCKRLSLKKKLFPPIPRVKQELAGSFLASLEETASCGGPLPSASQDPEDIFIVEETLLLASEPAKTGGPAPAPNPYVNIPSRGPLLNH; this is encoded by the exons ATGGTTGTCCTGTTGGATTTCGTAAGCCTCCTGGTACTCCTGAACTCAGCACGCTCCACGGTCCTGG GAGAGATGGAATCTCCTATTGTAAACCTGACTCTAGATccaaggaaaagaatattaagcTGGAATTCCCGGAGAACCGTGACTCAGCAAACATGTACGATAGCCACACCTCTTGACCCGGACACCAGCCAAGAGCCGCGG GTCAGAAACAACGACACCTACTTCTGCTGGTTTCCCAACGCCGTCCTGCACAGGGGCGCCACACTGACCGTGAACGCCACCTCTGAGGGCCAGGAGTTCTCAGAAGAGCTGGCCTTTAACAACTCAG GCAAGGAGGGCTCCGGAGCCCAGAACCTCTCGTGCGTCATCTACAACATCCGACTCATGAACTGCAGCTGGACGCGGGGTCCGGCCGCCCCTGCAGACGTGCGGTATCAGCTGTACATGTGGACCTCTCT GCATGGAAACGTGTCCGAGTGCAGCCACTACATCCTCGACTCGGCCGGGACGcgcgtgggctgccatttcaaCGAGCTCGGCGAAGGCCACACCACGGACGATTACTTCTTCCTGGTGAATGGGACCAGCAGCGGCACGGACATCCCGTTTTTGGACTTTCCTAGCGTGAACGGCCCTAGGCTGG AAAAGTATAACCCGCCGGCGAACCTCACCGTCCAGGACAACGTATCGCATTACGTGATTCGCTGGGATGCCCCCGCCATGAGATACAGCCTGTCCAACAGCGTCTTGTGTTACGCGCTGGACATCCAGAAGACG GGCAGCTTTTCCAAGAGAGAACCC GTTCTCCTAAGCAGACAACATAAAAATGAGTACAGGCTGCCCAGCTCTGACGCGAGGGGAGAGCACACCGTCCGCATGAGGGTGCGACACGTGCTGTTTCAAATCTGGAGTGAGTGGAGCTCCACGCACCGTTTCG GTGTCCCAGAGAAGAATTTCTTGGTGGCCTCCATCGGGCTGGCGGTGGGGGCCGCGGTTTTGTTTGGCATGGCCCTGATGTTCCTCTGTAAAAG GCTCTCGCTGAAGAAGAAGCTCTTTCCGCCCATCCCGCGGGTGAAGCAGGAGCTCGCCGGCTCATTCCTGGCCAGCCTGGAG GAGACAGCCTCGTGTGGAGGCCCCCTGCCGTCAGCCTCCCAGGACCCCGAGGACATCTTCATCGTGGAGGAGACCCTGTTGTTGGCGAGTGAACCAGCAAAGACGGGAggtccagccccagcccccaacccTTACGTAAACATCCCTTCTAGGGGTCCTCTCCTCAACCACTGA
- the LOC105605313 gene encoding granulocyte-macrophage colony-stimulating factor receptor subunit alpha-like isoform X2: protein MVVLLDFVSLLVLLNSARSTVLGEMESPIVNLTLDPRKRILSWNSRRTVTQQTCTIATPLDPDTSQEPRVRNNDTYFCWFPNAVLHRGATLTVNATSEGQEFSEELAFNNSGKEGSGAQNLSCVIYNIRLMNCSWTRGPAAPADVRYQLYMWTSLHGNVSECSHYILDSAGTRVGCHFNELGEGHTTDDYFFLVNGTSSGTDIPFLDFPSVNGPRLEKYNPPANLTVQDNVSHYVIRWDAPAMRYSLSNSVLCYALDIQKTVLLSRQHKNEYRLPSSDARGEHTVRMRVRHVLFQIWSEWSSTHRFGVPEKNFLVASIGLAVGAAVLFGMALMFLCKRLSLKKKLFPPIPRVKQELAGSFLASLEETASCGGPLPSASQDPEDIFIVEETLLLASEPAKTGGPAPAPNPYVNIPSRGPLLNH, encoded by the exons ATGGTTGTCCTGTTGGATTTCGTAAGCCTCCTGGTACTCCTGAACTCAGCACGCTCCACGGTCCTGG GAGAGATGGAATCTCCTATTGTAAACCTGACTCTAGATccaaggaaaagaatattaagcTGGAATTCCCGGAGAACCGTGACTCAGCAAACATGTACGATAGCCACACCTCTTGACCCGGACACCAGCCAAGAGCCGCGG GTCAGAAACAACGACACCTACTTCTGCTGGTTTCCCAACGCCGTCCTGCACAGGGGCGCCACACTGACCGTGAACGCCACCTCTGAGGGCCAGGAGTTCTCAGAAGAGCTGGCCTTTAACAACTCAG GCAAGGAGGGCTCCGGAGCCCAGAACCTCTCGTGCGTCATCTACAACATCCGACTCATGAACTGCAGCTGGACGCGGGGTCCGGCCGCCCCTGCAGACGTGCGGTATCAGCTGTACATGTGGACCTCTCT GCATGGAAACGTGTCCGAGTGCAGCCACTACATCCTCGACTCGGCCGGGACGcgcgtgggctgccatttcaaCGAGCTCGGCGAAGGCCACACCACGGACGATTACTTCTTCCTGGTGAATGGGACCAGCAGCGGCACGGACATCCCGTTTTTGGACTTTCCTAGCGTGAACGGCCCTAGGCTGG AAAAGTATAACCCGCCGGCGAACCTCACCGTCCAGGACAACGTATCGCATTACGTGATTCGCTGGGATGCCCCCGCCATGAGATACAGCCTGTCCAACAGCGTCTTGTGTTACGCGCTGGACATCCAGAAGACG GTTCTCCTAAGCAGACAACATAAAAATGAGTACAGGCTGCCCAGCTCTGACGCGAGGGGAGAGCACACCGTCCGCATGAGGGTGCGACACGTGCTGTTTCAAATCTGGAGTGAGTGGAGCTCCACGCACCGTTTCG GTGTCCCAGAGAAGAATTTCTTGGTGGCCTCCATCGGGCTGGCGGTGGGGGCCGCGGTTTTGTTTGGCATGGCCCTGATGTTCCTCTGTAAAAG GCTCTCGCTGAAGAAGAAGCTCTTTCCGCCCATCCCGCGGGTGAAGCAGGAGCTCGCCGGCTCATTCCTGGCCAGCCTGGAG GAGACAGCCTCGTGTGGAGGCCCCCTGCCGTCAGCCTCCCAGGACCCCGAGGACATCTTCATCGTGGAGGAGACCCTGTTGTTGGCGAGTGAACCAGCAAAGACGGGAggtccagccccagcccccaacccTTACGTAAACATCCCTTCTAGGGGTCCTCTCCTCAACCACTGA
- the LOC105605313 gene encoding granulocyte-macrophage colony-stimulating factor receptor subunit alpha-like isoform X3, which yields MVVLLDFVSLLVLLNSARSTVLGEMESPIVNLTLDPRKRILSWNSRRTVTQQTCTIATPLDPDTSQEPRVRNNDTYFCWFPNAVLHRGATLTVNATSEGQEFSEELAFNNSGKEGSGAQNLSCVIYNIRLMNCSWTRGPAAPADVRYQLYMWTSLHGNVSECSHYILDSAGTRVGCHFNELGEGHTTDDYFFLVNGTSSGTDIPFLDFPSVNGPRLEKYNPPANLTVQDNVSHYVIRWDAPAMRYSLSNSVLCYALDIQKTGSFSKREPVLLSRQHKNEYRLPSSDARGEHTVRMRVRHVLFQIWSEWSSTHRFGVPEKNFLVASIGLAVGAAVLFGMALMFLCKRLSLKKKLFPPIPRVKQELAGSFLASLEEWHLQRPHFRSKHPCALLGGC from the exons ATGGTTGTCCTGTTGGATTTCGTAAGCCTCCTGGTACTCCTGAACTCAGCACGCTCCACGGTCCTGG GAGAGATGGAATCTCCTATTGTAAACCTGACTCTAGATccaaggaaaagaatattaagcTGGAATTCCCGGAGAACCGTGACTCAGCAAACATGTACGATAGCCACACCTCTTGACCCGGACACCAGCCAAGAGCCGCGG GTCAGAAACAACGACACCTACTTCTGCTGGTTTCCCAACGCCGTCCTGCACAGGGGCGCCACACTGACCGTGAACGCCACCTCTGAGGGCCAGGAGTTCTCAGAAGAGCTGGCCTTTAACAACTCAG GCAAGGAGGGCTCCGGAGCCCAGAACCTCTCGTGCGTCATCTACAACATCCGACTCATGAACTGCAGCTGGACGCGGGGTCCGGCCGCCCCTGCAGACGTGCGGTATCAGCTGTACATGTGGACCTCTCT GCATGGAAACGTGTCCGAGTGCAGCCACTACATCCTCGACTCGGCCGGGACGcgcgtgggctgccatttcaaCGAGCTCGGCGAAGGCCACACCACGGACGATTACTTCTTCCTGGTGAATGGGACCAGCAGCGGCACGGACATCCCGTTTTTGGACTTTCCTAGCGTGAACGGCCCTAGGCTGG AAAAGTATAACCCGCCGGCGAACCTCACCGTCCAGGACAACGTATCGCATTACGTGATTCGCTGGGATGCCCCCGCCATGAGATACAGCCTGTCCAACAGCGTCTTGTGTTACGCGCTGGACATCCAGAAGACG GGCAGCTTTTCCAAGAGAGAACCC GTTCTCCTAAGCAGACAACATAAAAATGAGTACAGGCTGCCCAGCTCTGACGCGAGGGGAGAGCACACCGTCCGCATGAGGGTGCGACACGTGCTGTTTCAAATCTGGAGTGAGTGGAGCTCCACGCACCGTTTCG GTGTCCCAGAGAAGAATTTCTTGGTGGCCTCCATCGGGCTGGCGGTGGGGGCCGCGGTTTTGTTTGGCATGGCCCTGATGTTCCTCTGTAAAAG GCTCTCGCTGAAGAAGAAGCTCTTTCCGCCCATCCCGCGGGTGAAGCAGGAGCTCGCCGGCTCATTCCTGGCCAGCCTGGAG GAGTGGCATCTGCAAAGACCGCATTTCCGATCCAAGCACCCGTGTGCGCTCCTGggtggatgctga